Below is a window of Synechococcus sp. RSCCF101 DNA.
GAGGACGGCGGACCTCCAGGCGGAAATCCCCCTCCTCGAGACGGAACTCCTGGATATCGGTCTCACAGAGGAAGGCGAGCAGCTGCTGGAGACGGTCGTGATCAAACTGCACGGGCGTGGGAGACGAGAGAAACGGGGTCGCGGGCTTGGGGTTGTGGCGGTCAGTTCTCGCGACCGAGGTAACTGTCGTTGCGCGTGTCGATCTTGATCTTCTCGCCGATGGAGATGAACAGCGGCACCATCACCTGGGCACCGGTCTCCACAATCGCCGGCTTGGTCCCACCGGTGGCCGTATCCCCCTTCACACCCGGATCGGTCTGTGTGACCTCGAGAACCACGGAATTGGGAAGCTCGACTTCCAATGGGGCCTCATTCCAGGACACCACATTGACTTCCATCCCCTCCTTCAGATACTTGCGCTGATCACCGATCTGCTTGGCGGTGAGGCGGGTCTCCTCGTAACTTGACATATCCATGAACACAAAGTCTTCGCCATCCATGTAGGTGTGCTGAAGCGTGGTTTTCTCCAGCAGAGCCTGGGGAATCATCTCACCGGCGCGGAACGTCTTCTCCACAACATTCCCTGTCTGCACAGCCTTGAGCTTGGTGCGAACGAAAGCCGAACCTTTGCCGGGCTTGACATGAAGAAACTCAACCACACGCCAGACGGAGCCATCGATCTCGATCGTTGTCCCCGTGCGAAAGTCGTTGCTGGAGATCATTCCCGCCAAACGGTTCAGGCGATTGTAGAGCTGTGCCAAAGTCCGCTCAGTGGACAGCTCCGCTATGAAGCCACTCCTCAGGTCCATCACTCCAGCCGATCTGCTTCGCCCCGCCATCGCCCTGCTGCTGATGGCCGGCCTGATGCTGGGAGGATCGCCCGCCTTCGCCGGGCTGCCGCCGGGCAATGCGGTGACCGACCCGGACGCCCTGCTGCGGGACGCCCTTCCCGTGCAGCAGGAGGATCTGGTGGGTCTGCAGCACCGGCTCGAGGGCACCAGCGACGACCTGAGAGCCAAGCGCTGGAGCGCTCTGCTCCGCACCATCCGACGCACCCAGGCGGCCTACACCACCCGCCGTGCCGTGATCCTGGACGCCGTCCCTGACGACCGGAGACAGCGGGCCGACGGGCTGATGGAGCAGCTGCGCACGGACCTGGAGGGACTGGCGGAGGCGGCGGAAACCCGGGACCGGGATGCCTTCCTGGCGGATCGGCGCCGGGCGCTCACCGCCATCGGAGGAGTGGAAGCCCTTCTGGTGCAGGGGGCGGAGGTGGTGATTCCGCCGGAGTTCGATGCGCTGCCCCGGCTGGTCGGGCGCGCGACTGTGTCGATCAGCACCAACAAGGGCGAGCTGCTGGCGGTCGTCGATGGCTACAACGCCCCCCTCACGGCCGGAGCCTTCGTGGATCTGGTGCGGCGGGGCTTCTACGACGGTCTGCCCTTCATCCGCGCCGAGGATTTCTATGTGCTTCAGACCGGGGATCCGAAGGGCGACGCCGATGGCTTCGTCGACCCCGCCAGCGGTCGTCAGCGCACGGTGCCCCTTGAGATCCGCATCCCCGGGGAGGAGGCTCCCTTCTACAACCAGACCTTCGAGGACCTCGGGCTGTACAAGGCGACACCCACCCTGCCCTTCGCCACCAAGGGCACCATGGGCTGGGCCCATTCCGACCAGGCCCTCGATGACGGTTCATCACAGTTCTTCCTGTTCCTGTTTGAACCCGAACTCACACCGGCTGGCCTCAATCTGATCGATGGTCGCTATGCGGCCTTCGGCTACGTGGTCGATGGCTTCGATGTGCTGGAGGAGCTCACCGCGGACGACCGGGTGGAACGGATTCGTCTGGTGAACGGCGAGGAGATGTTCATGGACCATGCCTGAGACCCTGGCGGACCTGGGTGAAGCGGAGCTGCTGCATCGCCTGGCCCGCTATGCCCCGCCGGGTCAGCTGTCCGACGACGCCGCGGTGCTCCACTGGCCCGCCGGGCCGGACCTGGTGGTGAACACCGATGTGTTCGTCGAAGACATCCACTTCAGTGACGCCACCATGGGACCGCAGGCGGTGGGCTGGAGGGTGGCCGCCGCCAACGGGTCCGACCTGGCGGCGATGGGGTGCCGCAGCTGCCTGGGCCTGACGGTCGGGCTGGTGGCGCCGGGATGGACGCCCTGGCCCTGGGTGCAGGGTGTGTATGAGGGCCTCTCGCAAGCCCTCGCCGACTTCGGCGGCGTCATCCTGGGGGGCGACTGCAGCGGCGGAGATCAGCGCGTGCTGGCCGTGACCGCTCTCGGGCACCTGAGCGGACGGCAGACGATCCGGCGCTCGGACGCCCGTCCGGGTGATTGGCTGATCAGCACGGGCAGCCACGGGCTGAGCCGCCTGGGCCTGGCCCTGCTCCGGAGCGAGATGCCGGTCGGCGACATTCCGGACGCGCTCCGCCAGCGCGCCATCTCCCGTCACAGGCGGCCGCGACCTCGCTGGGACGCGGCTGAACGGTTGCGGCGGTCACGCCCCTCGGCCTGCCATTGGAGGGTTGGCGGGGTGGACAGCAGCGACGGCCTGCTGGCCGCGCTGGAGGCTCTGGCCACCAGCAGCAGCTGCCGCATCCGGATCAACGAAGCCGGGATCCCACTTGACCCGGCGATGTCATACCTGCCTCAGGCCCGGGAGTGGTGCCTTGCGGGAGGGGAGGACTTCGAGCTGGTGCTCAGCCTGGAGCCCAGCTGGGCCCGTGCCCTGCTGAGCCTCAGCCGCGACGACGCATCCGAAACGGGAGATGAGGATCCGGACTGCTACCGCCACATCGGCTGGGTGGAAGCGGGACCTGCGGTTGTGACTGATGTTCAGGGTCTCCCCCTACTGGAGCCACCTAAAGGCCGGAGCCAGGGATTCGAGCACTTTCGCTGAGCCCGGACCCCCGGCGAGCTGGAATGAGTCAGGCGGCGTGCCGGATCAGGCCCACTTGGAGGCCACCACCTCGGCCAGATCGACGACGCGCTGGCTGTAGCCCCACTCGTTGTCGTACCAGGCGACGACCTTGACCAGGTTGTCACCGATGCTGAGGGTAAGGGCTTCATCCACGATGGTGGATTCGTCGGTGCCGGCGTAGTCACTCGACACCAGCGGCAGATCGCCGTACTTGATGATGCCCTTCATCCCGTTCTGTGAGGCGGCCTTCAGGGCGCTGTTGACAGCCTCAGCAGTGGTGGGCTTGGCCGATTCAAAGACCAGGTCGACCACCGAGACATTGGGTGTGGGGACACGCATCGCGATCCCGGTGAGCTTGCCTTTGACGCTCGGGTAGACGAGAGCCACAGCCTTGGCCGCTCCGGTGGAGGTGGGAACGATGTTCATCGCCGCAGCGCGGGCACGGCGGAGATCGCGATGGCTGGCATCAAGGATGCGCTGGTCTCCGGTGTAGCTATGGATGGTGGTCATCAGACCCTTGACCACACCGAACTCCTGATCGAGAACCTTCACGATCGGAGCCATGCAGTTGGTGGTGCAACTGGCGTTGCTGACGATGTCGTAGTCAGCGTGGCGGTATTCGGACTCGTTGACACCAACGACGAATGTACCGACACCTTCGCCCTTGCCGGGGGCCGTGATGAGAACTTTTCTGGCACCGGCCTGGAGGTGCTTGCTGGCGCCCTCCTTGGTCACGAACACGCCGGTGGATTCGATCACCAGATCCACGCCCCACTCCTTCCAGGGGAGATTGAGCGGATTGCGATCGGAGAAGCACTTGATCGTCTTGCCGTTGACGATGAGCGTGTCGTCCGTGTAACCGACTTCGGTGTCACGGATGCGACCCAGCATCGAGTCGTAGGTCAGCAGGTGGGCGTTGGTTTTCGGATCGGAGGTGTCGTTGAGACCCACCACTTCCAGACCCGTGTTCTCACCGCGGCTCAGCCAGCAGCGCATGAAGTTGCGTCCGATGCGTCCGAAACCGTTGATCGCAACGCGCAGAGTCATGGCACGGGCGGCGTGGCCGCAGAGTTCTGTTTTGGCTGCAAATCATACAGACCGGCTGACGGCAGCCTGGCCGGAAGGCCGGCGGCACCTCCGGCCGCTGGCTTGTTCACAGGGGGTGCGGAAGGATCGAGGCTGATCTAATTTCGCCTCGATTGGACAGAGCCTTGCCGCTGGAGCTCCAACCTGGCCAGCCCGTTCACTTCATCGGTGTGGCCGGAATCGGCATGTCGGCTCTGGCTCTGATCCTGGCTGACCGGGGGTACCCGGTCAGTGGCTCCGATCCCAGGGAGTCGCCGATGCGGTCGCACCTTGAAACGGTGGGGGTGCGGGTCTTCTCCCGTCAGGACGAGAGCACGGTGGCCCAGCTGGACAGCAGCGGCCTGAATCCACTGGTGGTCTGCAGCACCGCCATTCCCGAGAGCAATCCGGAACTGAAGGCCGCGAGGACTCGTGGCTGGCCCGTCCTGCACCGTTCCGATCTGCTGGCCGCTCTGATCGATCAGCAGCCGGCCATCGCGGTCGCCGGCAGTCACGGCAAGACCACCACGAGCACCCTGATCACGGAATTGCTGCTGGCGGCGGGCGAGGATCCCACCGCTGTGATCGGGGGGGTGGTTCCCTCCCTCGGGCGAAACGGTCGCTGCGGCCAGGGCCGCCTGCTGGTGGCCGAGGCCGATGAATCGGACGGCACCCTGGTGAAATTCGCGCCGGAGCTGGGCGTGATCACCAATCTCGAGCTGGACCACACGGATCACTATCACGATCTGGACGCGCTGGTGGCGACGGTGTCCCGCTTCGCCGGCAACTGCCGGTCCGTGCTGGCCAATCACGACTGCGCCGTGCTGCGCCGGCACCTCAGGGCCCAGAGCTGGTGGTCGGTGGAGCACGCCGATGGCGTCGCGTTCGCCGCTCTGCCGGTTCACCTCGACGGCGACCACACCATCGCGGAGTTCTACGAATCAGGCGAGCCTGTCGGCCGGCTGCGGTTGCCCCTTCCGGGACGCCACAACCTCAGCAATTCCACGGCCGCCCTGGCGGCCTGCCGGATGCAGGGTGTTCCGTTCGAGCGCCTGCGCGAGGCGATGGCGACGCTCCGATCGCCCGGCCGACGTTTCGATCTGCGGGGAACCTGGCAGGGGCGCTTCGTGGTGGACGACTACGCCCACCATCCCAGCGAAGTCGCGGCCACGCTCGCCATGGCACGGCTGATGGTGGAGAGCGGCAACAGCCCGCTGCCAGGCCGGCCCGAGAGACTGGTGGCGCTCTTCCAGCCGCACCGCTACAGCCGCACCCAGGACTTCATGGAGGCCTTCGCGGAAGCGCTGCGGGCAGCGGATCTGGTGCTCCTGGCTCCCCTGTACGCCGCCGGCGAGGAGCCGAGACCCGGAATCTCGAGTGCGGCCCTGGCCAGCGCCATCGAAGCCGCCCCCCACCACCCGGACGTCCATGTGGCGGGCAGCCTGGATCAGCTGGCGGATCAGGTGGTCGCGGTCAGCCGCCCCGGGGATCTGCTGTTGGCCATGGGCGCCGGCAATGTCAACAGCCTCTGGGGGCTGCTGCAGACCCGGACGACGGACGAGCACCCCGGCTCCGATCACCCTCCCGTCGCCGCATGACCCGCTCCCCGCTCGAGAGGGAGTCGATCCCGGCACCCGATGCAGCCCCGCAGGCGGGCATCCCCCTGGCCGGCTACACGACCTGGCGGGTGGGCGGTCCGGCGGAATGGTTCGCCGAGCCCGCCACACTCCCCGAGCTCATCTCCCTGCTGGCGTGGGCCGTGGATCGGGGCCAGGCGGTGCACCTGATGGGGGCCGGCTCGAACCTGCTCATCCACGATGCCGGCCTGGAAGGGCTCACCCTCTGCCTGCGCCGCCTCCAGGGAGCCCGGATCGATCCGGCCACCGGTCTCATCAGCGCCCTGGCCGGTGAACCGATCCCCACCCTGGCCCGGCGGGCCGCCCGGGCCGGACTGGCCGGACTGGAGTGGTCGGTGGGCATTCCCGGCACGGTGGGGGGCGCGGCGGTGATGAATGCCGGCGCCCAGGGGGGCTGCATCGCCGAGCGGCTGGTCGAGGTGGAGGTGATCGAGCCGTCCCGGCCGGAGACACCCCATCGCCTCAGCGCCGCGGAGCTTCGCTTCGGCTATCGCCACAGCCGCCTTCAGGAGGAGGACCTGGTGGTGCTCTCAGCCTCCTTCCAGCTCGAGCCCGGCCATGACCCGCGGCAGGTGACCGCACGGACCACGGGCAACCTGCAGCACCGCACCACCACCCAGCCGTACCACCAGCCCAGCTGCGGTTCCGTCTTCCGCAATCCCGAACCTCAGAAAGCGGGACGCCTGATCGAGGGCCTCGGCCTCAAGGGACGAAAGGTCGGCGGGGCGATGGTCTCGGACGTTCACGCCAATTTCATCGTCAACACGGGTGAGGCGACCGCCGAGGAGATCGAATCCCTGATCAGCCAGGTGCAGGCGGAGGTGCTCAGGGCCCATGGCATCGGGCTGGTCACGGAAGTGAAGCGGCTGGGCTGGTGACCCTCCCGCCCGGTCCGGCGGGCCGGGCCGATCCGCGATCTAGGCTCTGGCCCCTGCACGGATCAGCGTTATGGCCGGTTTCGGTCTCCCCAATTTCGGTCAGCTGACCGAAGCCTTCAAGAAAGCGCAGCAGATCCAGCAGGACGCGCAGAAGCTGCAGGAGGAGCTCGACGCGATGGAGCTGGAGGGGACCAGCAGCGATGGCCGGGCCAGCATCTGGCTTTCGGGCAACCAGCAGCCCCTGAAGGTGCGCCTGGCGCCGGAACTGGTGTCGGAAGGCGCAACCGTCACCGAAGCGGCCGTGCTCGAGGCCCTGAAAGCCGCATACGACACCTCCACCAGCACGATGAAAGCGCGGATGGAGGAGCTGACCGGAGGCCTCAACCTCAACCTGCCCGGCGCCTGAGGCCCGGGCGCCTGCCCCCCTCTCCCCGCCCGGCCAAACACACCTCTTCCACTGCACGTCGGTAGAGGGGGGCACGATCCCAATCCCGGCCCACGCAGCAGCCCGGCTCGTCCAGATGCAGGCAGTCCCGGAAGCGGCAGCGGCCGGCCGAGAGTCGCGCCCGGATCTCCGGAAACAGCGCTGCCAGCTCGCCGGGCGCCTCTGGAAGCGAGGGCCTGTTGAATCCGGGTGTGTCCGCGACCAGCGCTCCGTCGCCCACCGCCAGCAGCTCCACATGGCGGGTGGTGTGCCGTCCCCGCTCCAGGCGCCCGGAGACGGCACTGACCCGCAACCCAAGACCGGGAGTCAGCGCGTTGAGCAGGCTGCTCTTGCCCGCGCCGGAGGGGCCGCAGAGCACGGTCAGGGGTTGTGCGGCCAGCACCCGGCGATAGGCCTCCAGACCAGGACCATCGACACAGCAGAGCGGATGGGAGGCGTAGCCCCACCCGCCGATCCGGCTGCGCAGGCCGGCCACGGCATCGGGTCCGGACAGATCCGTCTTGGTCAGCACCACCGCCACGGGCAGGCCGGTGCCCTCGGCGGTGATCAGGAAGCGACTCAGCTGATCGGGATCGAAGGCCGGCTGCTGCAGTGAGACCACCACGTGGATGTGACTGCAGTTGGCCACCGAGGGGCGGGTCAGCAGGCTGCGGCGGGATTCACGCGCCGCGATCACCGCCCGGCCGGAAGACCAGTCGATCGCCTCCACCCACACCTGATCACCGACGACGACCCAGCGGCCGTCGCGATCGAGCCGGGAGCGCCGCACACAGAGCAGGTGATCCCGGTTTCCGGGACCCGGTCGGCGCAACCGGACCCGGCAGAACCCCCCCTGCAGGGCGATGACCCGCCCCTGGTGGCGGCCCCCTCCGGCCTCAACCGGCGGCACGCTGGATTCGCAGCCGGGTGACACCCCCATGGCGGTGGGCCACATCCACCCTGTGCCCGGCGTCTCTCAGCCCCTCGCTGACCATGGCCTCGGGTTCCCCGGCATCGAGATCCACCTGAAGCCAGGACCCCGGCTCCAGGCCCTCGAGGGCAAGCCGGGTGCGGATGTAATTCACCGGGCAGGGAAGGCCCCTGAGGTCGAGGGTCTCGGAGGGCTCCAGCGCGGGATCGGTCACGGAGTCAGTTGTGGTGCCCGAACAGCCCTCCGAACAGACCGCTCTTGTGGGGGTGGTCCTTGCCGGAATGGTGCCCGGCCAGCTGGCCCAGGAGATCGCGCTCCTGGTCGTTCAGCCTGGTGGGCAGCTGGACCACGACCCGCAGCAGGTGATCGCCACGGGCCACGGGATTGCCCAGGCGGGGAATGCCCTTGCCCTGAAGGGTGAGTTGGGCCTGGGGCTGGGTGCCGGCGGGGATCTCGATCGTCTCGGGACCATCCACGGTCTCGACCTCGATCCTGTCGCCCAGGATCGCCTGCAGGTAGCTGACCTTCACCTCCGAGAGCACCGTGGTGCCATCCCTCTGCAGCCGCGGATGGGGTTTCACGGTCAGGAAGACATAGAGATCACCACTCGGGCCGCCGCGGGGGCCAGCGTTGCCCTCCTGCCCGATCCTGAGACGGGTGCCGGAATCGACTCCGGCAGGGATGGTGATGCGGAGCTTCTTGCGCACCTGCTGAAGCCCCTGACCGCCGCAGGCGTCACAGGGATCGGCGATCACCTGGCCGCTGCCGCCGCAGGTGGGGCAGGGAGCCACCTGGGTGAAATTGCCGAAGGGTGTGCGGGTGGAGCGGCGCACCTGGCCGCTGCCGCCACAGGTGCTGCAGGTGGTAGGTCCACTGCCCGACTTCGCTCCAGTGCCCTTGCAGGTGCTGCAGGTCTCGAGGTGCCGGATCTGCACATCCCGTTCGCCGCCGAAGACGGCATCCTCGAAGTCCAGAGTGAGGTCGAGCCGAAGGTCCTCGCCCTGCTGAGGTCCGCGTCGGCGTGGTCCCTGCGCCGCTCCGCCGAACCCGCTGAAGAAGGTCTCGAACAAGTCGGCGAAGCCGCCCATGTCGCCCATGTCGGGCATCCCGGCCGCTCCCGACACACCGGCCTCGCCGAACTGGTCGTAGCGAGCACGCGTCTGGGGATCGCTGAGGACCTCGTAAGCCCGTCCGATCTCCTTGAACCGATCCTCGGCCCCAGGGTCCTTGTTGACGTCAGGGTGGTACTGACGCGCAAGCCGGCGATAGGCCCGCTTCAGGGTCTCACCGTCAGCGTCACGGCTGACCCCGAGCAGGTCGTAGTAATCCGCCATCGTGAGGCTTGAATGGATGAACGGTAGGGAAGGGTCTCCAGATCAGGGGAGGAGGGAGAACCGAATCCGGCTCGCTCAGCCCGCAGGCTCCTCGGCATCCGTGGACGGCGCGTCCGGGGCGGGACCCGGACCCATGGACACCTTCACCAGGGCGTGGCGCAGAACGCGTTCATTGAGCTGGTAGCCCCGCTGCAGTTCGGCGGTGATCACGTCCTCGGGATGTTCGTCGCTCTCCTCCCGCATCACGGCTTCGTGGAGGGTCGGATCAAAGGTCTCACCCTCGACACGCATCACCGAGACACCGAACTTCCGCAGCACATCGACCAGCTGCTTGTAGAGACCCTGGTAGCTGCGGTGCAGGCCCTGGGCTTCTTCGTTCTGGGGATCCAGCTGCTGGCGGGCTCTCTCGAAGTTGTCGACCACCGGCAGGATCTCCGCCAGCGTGGTGCAGGTGAGCTGCAGACGCTGATCCTCCTGATCGCGCTGCTGGCGCTTGCGGAAGTTGTCGAAGTCCGCCGCGATCCGCACGTACTGGCTGTTCAGGGCCTCGTGTTCCCGGCTGAGGCTCTCCAGTCGGGCCTCAAGCTCACGGACCCGATCCGCGGCGGCATCCGGACCGGTGGTGTCCCCGATCCCCGGTGAAACGGGGGGTTCGGTAGCAGATCCATCCTCCCCCTGATCGCCGCCGGCATCGGCGACGTCCGAGGGCTGGGCGCCAGCGGCCTGTGGGTCTCCCGCCGGGTGCTCCATCCCGTCACGGGCGGGGTCGGTCTCCGGTCGCTCTGGTGTGACGGGAGTCTCTCCGCTCATGGCTGAACTGGTCCAACACAACTAGACATGTTGAACGGCTGCGGTTCCCTCTCACAAGCGGGGAAGGCCGCACCTCGCTTCATGCATCGCGCTCGCCATGACTCTCGCCCCAGCCAGGCCCGTCCCCGACGCCATCGCTCCCGAGCAGCAGCGGCTTGAGGTGGAACTGCTGCTGCAGCGGCGGGTGCTGCAACCGGATGAGCTCATGGGCTGGCCGGAGGCGGCGAGCACCGAGCCGACTCTGCCGCTGCAACGCTGGCGGGAGCTGGGGGGTCTTCCGGTCTTCAGGGAGGGCACCCTGCTCCATCTGGCAATCCCCACCGGATGGGGAGAGGACGAGCAGTCCGCGCTGATGGGTGCCGTGCAGGAGCTGGGTCTGGAGGCCAGGCTCCATCTCGCTCTGTCCGATGACATCGAGGAGGCCTGGGCCTTGGCTGAGGCGCAGGGCGACGCAGCGACACCGACGGAGAAGCACGAGACCGAGGCCGAGGCACCGGTGGATCTGCTGTCCGAAGAGGTCCTGAAAGGATTTGAGATCCAGGGCGCACTCGAGGAGGACAGCGAGACCGGCGACGCGCCGGACCTCGAGGTGAGCCTGCGGGACACGAACAGTTCACCCGTGATCACCCTGGTGGATCGGATCCTGATGCAGGCCCTGAGCATGGGGGCCAGCGACATCCATGTGGAACCGCAGCGCAAGGGGCTCCAGATCCGCTTCAGGCAGGACGGGGTACTCCAGCTCCAGAAGAATCCGCTGCCCCCGCGGCTGATTCCAGCGGTCACGTCCCGGTTCAAGATCATGGCCGACCTGGACATCGCGGAGCGCCGGGTCCCCCAGGACGGGCGGATACGGCGGGTGTTCAAGGGACGACCGATTGACTTCCGTGTCAACACCCTTCCCAGCCGCTTCGGGGAGAAGGTGGTGCTGCGTCTCCTGGACAGCAGTGCCACCCAGCTCGGTCTCGACCGGCTTGTAACAGACCAGAGGGCACTCGGTCTGGTGCGGGACATGGGATCCAAACCGTTCGGCATCATTCTCGTGACGGGCCCAACCGGCTCTGGTAAGTCAACAACTCTGTATTCCCTGCTGGCCGAGCGCAACGATCCGGGCATCAACATCTCCACCGTGGAGGATCCGATTGAATACACCCTCCCGGGAATCACTCAGACCCAGGTGAACCGTGAAAAGGGTCTTGACTTCTCTACAGCCCTGCGGGCTTTCATGCGTCAAGATCCCGATGTGCTCCTGGTTGGAGAAACACGCGATCTGGAGACAGCGAAGACGGCCATCGAAGCCGCCCTCACCGGTCACCTGGTGCTGACCACACTCCACTGCAATGACGCGCCCAGCGCGATCGCTCGTCTCGATGAGATGGGCGTTGAGCCCTTCATGGTGAGCGCTTCCCTGCTGGGCATCATTTCCCAGCGTCTTCTCCGTCGTGTGTGTCCCGCCTGCAGAGAGCCCTACGAGCCGGGCCAGGAGGATCTCGGACGTTTCGGGCTGATGGCGTCATCCGAAGCTCATGTGACGTTCTACCGGGCGCGCAAGGGCGAAGGCCTTGACGGAACCGTCTGCCCCCGCTGCGGCGGCAGCGGCTATAAGGGCCGCGTTGGGGTCTACGAGGTCCTGGTGATGAACGAGACCCTCGCCTCGGCCGTGTCGAAGGGAGCTCCGACGGAGACCATCCGGCGACTGGCTCTCGAAGCCGGCATGAAGAGCCTGCTCGGCTATGGCCTTGATCTGGTCCGGGAAGGGCACACCACGCTGGAGGAGGTGGAACGGATGCTGCTCACCGACACCGGTCTGGAATCGGAGCGTCGAGCCCGCGCCCTCAACACCCAGACCTGTGAG
It encodes the following:
- a CDS encoding GspE/PulE family protein, whose product is MTLAPARPVPDAIAPEQQRLEVELLLQRRVLQPDELMGWPEAASTEPTLPLQRWRELGGLPVFREGTLLHLAIPTGWGEDEQSALMGAVQELGLEARLHLALSDDIEEAWALAEAQGDAATPTEKHETEAEAPVDLLSEEVLKGFEIQGALEEDSETGDAPDLEVSLRDTNSSPVITLVDRILMQALSMGASDIHVEPQRKGLQIRFRQDGVLQLQKNPLPPRLIPAVTSRFKIMADLDIAERRVPQDGRIRRVFKGRPIDFRVNTLPSRFGEKVVLRLLDSSATQLGLDRLVTDQRALGLVRDMGSKPFGIILVTGPTGSGKSTTLYSLLAERNDPGINISTVEDPIEYTLPGITQTQVNREKGLDFSTALRAFMRQDPDVLLVGETRDLETAKTAIEAALTGHLVLTTLHCNDAPSAIARLDEMGVEPFMVSASLLGIISQRLLRRVCPACREPYEPGQEDLGRFGLMASSEAHVTFYRARKGEGLDGTVCPRCGGSGYKGRVGVYEVLVMNETLASAVSKGAPTETIRRLALEAGMKSLLGYGLDLVREGHTTLEEVERMLLTDTGLESERRARALNTQTCEGCGAGLADEWLDCPYCLTPRTMPE